In Pyrus communis chromosome 8, drPyrComm1.1, whole genome shotgun sequence, one genomic interval encodes:
- the LOC137743801 gene encoding uncharacterized protein isoform X2, whose product MGTVHRRYKSNDSARLIFTTSLGVVFGFFLGVSLPSVSLNKIRLPSSLITSLDVAFTQLRRPNTPPSSKSLEDEGSEGVPKIYVPTNPRGAETLPPGIIVPKSDLYIRRLWGEPGEDLKVTPKYLVSFTVGINQKKNIDAAVKKFSENFTILLFHYDGRTSEWEEFEWSKRAIHVSVKRQAKWWYAKRFLHPDIVAAYEYIFIWDEDLGVEHFNGEKYIQLVKKYGLEISQPGLEPNNGLTWEMTKRRGDREVHKDTEEKPGWCSDPLLPPCAAFVEIMAPVFSREAWRCAWHMIQNDLVHGWGLDFALRRCVEPAHEKIGVVDSQWIIHQVIPSLGGQGNQEDGKAPWEGVRTRCKNEWAEFQARLLGADQAYLAQKGRG is encoded by the exons ATGGGCACTGTACACCGCAGGTAC AAATCAAATGACAGTGCCAGGCTTATTTTCACTACAAGTTTGGGAGTTGTCTTTGGATTTTTCCTTGGTGTATCATTACCGTCAGTTTCTTTAAACAAG ATTAGGTTACCTTCAAGCCTTATAACATCTCTTGATGTAGCCTTCACCCAATTACGTAGACCTAATACTCCCCCTTCAAGCAAGAgtcttgaagatgaaggatcAGAGGGTGTCCCTAAG ATATATGTTCCAACAAACCCGCGTGGTGCGGAAACACTACCTCCAGGAATTATTGTTCCTAAATCTGATCTTTATATCCGGAGATTGTGGGGTGAACCCGGTGAG GATCTGAAAGTAACGCCAAAGTATTTGGTATCATTTACTGTTGGTATAAATCAGAAAAAGAATATTGATGCAGCGGTTAAAAAG TTCTCCGAGAACTTCACAATATTGCTCTTTCACTATGATGGCCGGACTAGTGAGTGGGAGGAGTTTGAGTGGTCAAAGAGGGCAATTCATGTTAGTGTGAAGAGGCAAGCAAAATG GTGGTACGCAAAGAGATTTTTGCATCCTGATATCGTAGCAGCTTATGAATATATTTTCATTTGGGATGAAGACTTGGGAGTAGAACATTTCAATGGAGAGAA ATATATACAGTTGGTCAAGAAATATGGTTTGGAGATCTCTCAACCTGGTCTTGAGCCCAATAATGGACTGACGTGGGAGATGACAAAGAGGAGAGGTGACAGAGAAGTTCACAA GGATACTGAAGAGAAACCAGGCTGGTGTAGTGACccacttcttcctccttgtGCTGC ATTTGTGGAAATAATGGCCCCTGTCTTTTCTCGGGAAGCTTGGCGTTGTGCATGGCATATGATTCAG AATGATTTAGTGCATGGATGGGGATTGGATTTTGCTCTCAGAAGATGTGTAGAG CCTGCACATGAAAAGATTGGTGTAGTTGATTCACAGTGGATTATTCATCAAGTAATTCCTTCTCTTGGGGGCCAG GGAAATCAGGAGGATGGAAAAGCTCCATGGGAAGGG GTGAGAACAAGATGCAAAAATGAGTGGGCTGAATTTCAGGCTCGCCTCCTTGGCGCAGACCAGGCATACCTTGCTCAGAAAGGAAGGGGGTAA
- the LOC137743801 gene encoding uncharacterized protein isoform X1, whose translation MGTVHRSGVKKSNDSARLIFTTSLGVVFGFFLGVSLPSVSLNKIRLPSSLITSLDVAFTQLRRPNTPPSSKSLEDEGSEGVPKIYVPTNPRGAETLPPGIIVPKSDLYIRRLWGEPGEDLKVTPKYLVSFTVGINQKKNIDAAVKKFSENFTILLFHYDGRTSEWEEFEWSKRAIHVSVKRQAKWWYAKRFLHPDIVAAYEYIFIWDEDLGVEHFNGEKYIQLVKKYGLEISQPGLEPNNGLTWEMTKRRGDREVHKDTEEKPGWCSDPLLPPCAAFVEIMAPVFSREAWRCAWHMIQNDLVHGWGLDFALRRCVEPAHEKIGVVDSQWIIHQVIPSLGGQGNQEDGKAPWEGVRTRCKNEWAEFQARLLGADQAYLAQKGRG comes from the exons ATGGGCACTGTACACCGCAG cgGGGTTAAGAAATCAAATGACAGTGCCAGGCTTATTTTCACTACAAGTTTGGGAGTTGTCTTTGGATTTTTCCTTGGTGTATCATTACCGTCAGTTTCTTTAAACAAG ATTAGGTTACCTTCAAGCCTTATAACATCTCTTGATGTAGCCTTCACCCAATTACGTAGACCTAATACTCCCCCTTCAAGCAAGAgtcttgaagatgaaggatcAGAGGGTGTCCCTAAG ATATATGTTCCAACAAACCCGCGTGGTGCGGAAACACTACCTCCAGGAATTATTGTTCCTAAATCTGATCTTTATATCCGGAGATTGTGGGGTGAACCCGGTGAG GATCTGAAAGTAACGCCAAAGTATTTGGTATCATTTACTGTTGGTATAAATCAGAAAAAGAATATTGATGCAGCGGTTAAAAAG TTCTCCGAGAACTTCACAATATTGCTCTTTCACTATGATGGCCGGACTAGTGAGTGGGAGGAGTTTGAGTGGTCAAAGAGGGCAATTCATGTTAGTGTGAAGAGGCAAGCAAAATG GTGGTACGCAAAGAGATTTTTGCATCCTGATATCGTAGCAGCTTATGAATATATTTTCATTTGGGATGAAGACTTGGGAGTAGAACATTTCAATGGAGAGAA ATATATACAGTTGGTCAAGAAATATGGTTTGGAGATCTCTCAACCTGGTCTTGAGCCCAATAATGGACTGACGTGGGAGATGACAAAGAGGAGAGGTGACAGAGAAGTTCACAA GGATACTGAAGAGAAACCAGGCTGGTGTAGTGACccacttcttcctccttgtGCTGC ATTTGTGGAAATAATGGCCCCTGTCTTTTCTCGGGAAGCTTGGCGTTGTGCATGGCATATGATTCAG AATGATTTAGTGCATGGATGGGGATTGGATTTTGCTCTCAGAAGATGTGTAGAG CCTGCACATGAAAAGATTGGTGTAGTTGATTCACAGTGGATTATTCATCAAGTAATTCCTTCTCTTGGGGGCCAG GGAAATCAGGAGGATGGAAAAGCTCCATGGGAAGGG GTGAGAACAAGATGCAAAAATGAGTGGGCTGAATTTCAGGCTCGCCTCCTTGGCGCAGACCAGGCATACCTTGCTCAGAAAGGAAGGGGGTAA
- the LOC137743502 gene encoding uncharacterized protein: MMEMARNSNTRSADCLEGMLNDYVGGKAKLKAHKSTSSRLVTALTCLQFAFAVYATFLLYYMSPSIDLRTKPDFAWATKIAQQWKHYIIQPHILNHYQESASLVQTESLPIMPSLVCEHEKIDFMQKKSNDAQMIKLKTELYHEVLDFQSKSIGTETLAQLMAMKSKWDLKGPNRPKVTVILNHFKRKTLCAQLETLLQQTLPFHHVWVLSFGSPNELSLKRIVESYNDSRISFISSSYDFKYYGRFQMALQTEADLVYILDDDMIPGKKMLQILSHVAGTEKYKNAVLGSIGRILPFRQKDFTFPSYRKFRSKEAGLYLPDPAYDITLDKIVQVDFLSSSWFLSAEHIKTLFIEKPFTFSTGEDLHLSYQLQKYRNAGSFVLPIDSNDKETWGDSEHRLAYVSETTVIFKDIVQVRDDQWWKALSTGYITQWAAMYPQKVDALFYAHSVDEVKALAPLLEKFRSTVGKKAYIAVSGGSYCTCEDAATALKWPILVCRERRFKIFDLAVGALSGVSNSEVVVLQGVYASMKGLIKIHNPSVVITVADIDPNVKKALKMATETNTNNTTLVLLPRPSISKVLWMADLRTTALPNWNRMRISINIITQNRVHSLTRLLKSLSDAYYLGDEVPISFNMDSKVDEATIRLVSSFDWAHGPKTLKRRIIQGGLIRAVSESWYPSSDDDFGLLLEDDIEVSPYYYLWIKYALLTYHYDPQVSLPELSSISLYTPKLVEVVKERPKWNPTEFFKNIHPNTPYVHQLPCSWGAVFFPKQWREFYVYMNMRFTEDAKKNPVQIPKSRTNGWQASWKKFLIDMMYLRGYVSLYPNFPNQASFSTNHMEPGAHISAKDNVVKHDKSDFEVPLLKEDFRNFLPGGKLPPASRLPSLNLFNQPVSLKGLKAAGAKLGQDVIGCNNATEIVMVDHQTGLPSRCAKF; the protein is encoded by the exons ATGATGGAAATGGCTCGAAATTCGAACACAAGAAGTGCGGACTGCTTGGAAGGAATGCTAAATGATTATGTGGGAGGGAAGGCCAAGTTGAAGGCTCATAAGAGTACTTCTTCTAGGCTTGTAACTGCTCTCACTTGTCTCCAATTTGCCTTTGCAGTTTATGCAACATTCCTCCTTTACTACATGAGCCCTTCGATCGATTTACGAACCAAACCAGACTTTGCATGGGCTACCAAGATTGCACAACAATGGAAACACTATATAATCCAACCCCACATTCTCAACCACTATCAAGAATCCGCTTCTCTTGTTCAAACCGAAAGCCTTCCAATCATGCCCTCGCTAGTTTGCGAGCATGAGAAGATTGATTTCATGCAGAAGAAGTCCAACGATGCCCAGATGATCAAGCTTAAGACAGAGCTTTACCATGAGGTTTTGGACTTTCAGAGCAAATCCATCGGCACCGAAACTCTTGCTCAGTTGATGGCAATGAAATCGAAGTGGGATTTGAAAGGCCCCAACAGACCAAAAGTCACAGTGATCTTAAACCACTTCAAGAGAAAAACACTTTGTGCTCAGCTGGAAACCTTGCTTCAACAAACCCTTCCCTTCCACCACGTTTGGGTGCTTTCATTTGGGAGCCCAAATGAGCTTTCGTTGAAGAGAATTGTCGAAAGCTACAACGATTCAAGGATAAGCTTCATAAGTTCAAGCTATGACTTCAAGTACTATGGAAGGTTCCAAATGGCTCTGCAAACCGAAGCCGATCTTGTGTACATTCTTGATGATGACATGATTCCTGGGAAGAAAATGCTGCAGATTTTGTCACATGTAGCGGGAACGGAGAAGTACAAGAATGCGGTTTTGGGAAGCATAGGGAGAATTCTGCCATTCAGGCAGAAGGATTTTACCTTTCCAAGCTACAGAAAGTTCAGGTCTAAGGAGGCAGGGCTTTATTTGCCTGACCCTGCTTATGATATCACACTGGATAAAATTGTGCAGGTGGACTTCCTTTCCAGTTCTTGGTTCTTGTCTGCAGAGCATATCAAGACACTTTTCATCGAGAAACCCTTCACCTTTTCGACTGGCGAAGATCTACACCTCAG CTATCAGCTTCAAAAGTACAGAAATGCAGGATCATTTGTTCTTCCAATTGACTCAAATGATAAGGAAACTTGGGGCGACAGTGAACATAGGCTTGCTTATGTGTCCGAAACCACTGTAATTTTCAAAGATATCGTTCAAGTCCGAGATGATCAATGGTGGAAAGCACTATCTACTGGTTATATCACTCAGTGGGCTGCAATGTATCCTCAAAAGGTTGATGCTCTCTTTTATGCTCATTCGGTTGATGAAGTTAAGGCACTTGCACCCCTTCTTGAGAAATTCAGGTCTACCGTTGGCAAGAAAGCTTACATCGCTGTCTCGGGCGGAAGTTACTGCACTTGTGAAGATGCAGCAACTGCTCTCAAGTGGCCTATATTGGTCTGTAGAGAGAGAAGGTTTAAGATATTCGATTTGGCTGTGGGAGCTCTCTCGGGAGTGTCAAACTCGGAGGTGGTAGTGCTGCAAGGAGTGTATGCTAGCATGAAAGGATTGATCAAGATTCACAACCCAAGTGTAGTGATCACAGTGGCTGACATTGATCCTAATGTGAAGAAAGCATTGAAAATGGCGAcagaaacaaatacaaataatacaACATTGGTTCTTCTACCGAGGCCTTCGATTTCTAAGGTTCTTTGGATGGCTGATCTTAGAACAACAGCACTGCCAA ATTGGAACCGAATGCGGATATCCATCAACATCATCACCCAAAACAGAGTTCACTCACTTACAAGGCTGCTCAAATCTCTCAGTGATGCCTACTATCTTGGTGATGAGGTACCTATCAGCTTTAACATGGACAGTAAAGTGGATGAGGCAACTATTAGACTAGTAAGTTCCTTTGACTGGGCTCATGGCCCGAAAACCCTCAAAAGACGAATCATCCAAGGAGGGCTTATTCGAGCTGTCAGCGAGAGTTGGTACCCTTCATCTGACGATGATTTTGGTCTGTTACTCGAGGATGATATTGAAGTCTCTCCTTACTACTACCTATGGATCAAATACGCCCTCTTAACTTATCACTATGACCCCCAAGTGTCCCTCCCAGAGCTCTCCTCGATCTCTCTTTACACCCCTAAGCTGGTTGAAGTGGTGAAAGAAAGGCCTAAGTGGAATCCAACCGAATTTTTCAAGAACATCCATCCAAACACACCATATGTCCATCAGTTACCATGCAGTTGGGGTGCAGTCTTCTTCCCCAAGCAATGGAGAGAATTCTATGTCTACATGAACATGAGGTTCACCGAAGACGCCAAGAAAAACCCGGTTCAAATTCCCAAGTCCAGGACTAATGGCTGGCAAGCTTCATGGAAAAAGTTCCTCATAGACATGATGTATCTCAGAGGGTACGTCAGTCTCTATCCAAACTTTCCAAATCAGGCAAGCTTTTCGACTAACCATATGGAACCCGGAGCACATATCAGTGCCAAGGACAATGTTGTGAAGCATGACAAGTCAGATTTTGAGGTGCCATTGTTGAAGGAAGACTTTAGAAACTTTTTGCCAGGTGGGAAATTGCCTCCAGCCTCAAGGCTGCCATCTTTGAACCTCTTCAACCAGCCAGTCTCTCTGAAGGGCCTAAAGGCAGCTGGGGCAAAGTTGGGGCAGGATGTAATTGGATGCAATAATGCCACAGAGATAGTGATGGTTGACCATCAAACAGGTCTGCCATCAAGGTGtgccaaattttaa
- the LOC137743061 gene encoding NAC domain-containing protein 100-like, with the protein MAGPLVPLVPYAFCFQPTDQEIIRSFLYRMGVKRELLLQPYNEYVHEEDLFDFKEPWEIWEEYGGDDHFNQDLYFFCELERLPPTGLRIRRNIGEGIWNQKQPTKLVYNENRHPNPMGRKKMFLYENRGSEQHGGWILDEYSLLVGADGSDQTASKDRYDFPFVICRLRKNDRSGGKKKRNN; encoded by the coding sequence ATGGCCGGACCCCTTGTGCCCCTTGTGCCTTATGCTTTCTGCTTCCAACCCACGGACCAAGAGATCATCCGTTCCTTTCTTTACAGGATGGGGGTTAAGCGTGAGCTGTTACTGCAGCCATACAACGAGTATGTGCATGAGGAGGACCTCTTTGACTTCAAAGAACCATGGGAGATTTGGGAAGAATATGGAGGAGATGACCACTTTAATCAAGACTTATATTTCTTCTGCGAGCTCGAGAGGTTACCCCCGACTGGTTTGCGCATCCGTCGCAACATTGGGGAAGGCATTTGGAACCAAAAACAACCCACTAAGCTGGTTTACAATGAGAACAGACACCCTAATCCTATGGGGAGGAAGAAAATGTTCCTGTACGAGAATCGAGGGTCGGAGCAGCACGGAGGGTGGATTTTAGATGAATATAGTCTGCTTGTTGGTGCTGACGGCAGTGATCAAACGGCCTCAAAGGATCGCTACGATTTTCCTTTTGTGATTTGCCGGCTGCGGAAGAATGACAGAAGTGgcgggaagaagaagagaaacaacTGA